The Deinococcus koreensis genome window below encodes:
- a CDS encoding GNAT family N-acetyltransferase: MEGRIELGSGYAARPIPLATYRDACARLEGQIFGDSWLYDFGPSTRPAPPLGETFCWGLYHGAESIGWQFSHQWDERTVYMADSGVLPGHQGQGLYTRLLPHVLDTFRAAGYTLVQSHHRATNTRVLVPKLRAGFVLQGLNLYEGGLNAALTLSLDGAYRQAQHVRSGFQQAQGEAARRLGVRARAQAQDMEVPSVPLPDGVGSGLDLGAGYTLHLVPYDTYLAVYSRLEAAAYASVSFEWARPPRLPTPDLPRSAWLVAHRGEVAGWHLSRQWDARTAYMVNTAFLPEHRGKGLYTRLLPLVLEHLRAGGYDLVRSHHHATNSAVLVPKLRAGFRIQGLQVDEHGVMAVLVYSFDEVYRDYMDVRSGLQRPRGEVARRLDLE; this comes from the coding sequence GTGGAAGGGCGAATAGAGCTGGGCAGCGGCTACGCGGCCCGCCCGATCCCGCTGGCCACGTACCGGGATGCCTGCGCCCGGCTGGAAGGGCAGATCTTCGGCGACTCCTGGCTCTATGACTTCGGGCCGTCGACCAGACCGGCGCCGCCCCTGGGCGAGACCTTCTGCTGGGGCCTGTACCACGGCGCCGAATCCATCGGCTGGCAGTTCTCGCACCAATGGGATGAGCGCACGGTGTACATGGCCGATAGTGGCGTGCTGCCGGGGCACCAGGGCCAGGGGCTCTACACCCGCCTGCTGCCGCACGTGCTGGACACCTTCCGCGCCGCCGGCTACACGCTGGTGCAGAGCCACCACCGCGCCACGAACACCCGCGTGCTCGTGCCCAAGCTGCGCGCGGGCTTCGTGCTGCAGGGCCTCAACCTGTACGAGGGCGGCCTGAATGCGGCGCTGACCCTCTCGCTGGACGGGGCCTACCGGCAGGCACAGCACGTCCGCAGCGGCTTCCAGCAGGCGCAGGGCGAGGCGGCGCGGCGGCTGGGGGTCAGGGCGCGGGCACAGGCACAGGACATGGAGGTTCCCTCCGTCCCCCTTCCGGACGGCGTGGGCAGCGGCCTCGACCTGGGGGCCGGGTATACGCTGCACCTGGTGCCCTACGACACCTACCTCGCGGTCTACTCCCGCCTGGAGGCCGCCGCCTATGCGTCCGTGTCGTTCGAGTGGGCGCGGCCTCCCCGTCTGCCCACGCCCGACCTGCCCCGGTCTGCCTGGCTGGTCGCCCACCGGGGCGAGGTCGCCGGCTGGCACCTCTCGCGCCAGTGGGACGCGCGCACCGCCTACATGGTGAACACCGCCTTCCTGCCCGAGCACCGGGGAAAGGGCCTGTACACCCGGCTGCTGCCGCTGGTGCTGGAGCATCTGCGCGCCGGGGGCTACGACCTGGTTCGCAGCCACCACCACGCGACCAATTCGGCCGTGCTGGTGCCGAAGCTGCGCGCCGGCTTCCGGATTCAGGGCCTGCAGGTGGACGAACACGGGGTCATGGCCGTGCTGGTCTACAGCTTCGACGAGGTCTACCGCGACTACATGGACGTCCGTTCGGGCCTGCAGCGGCCCCGGGGCGAGGTCGCGCGGCGGCTCGATCTGGAGTAG
- a CDS encoding VOC family protein has product MLPAPGSASPILDLAGLTLEVNHLPRGVRFYTQVLGLTLLHLDEDRKVARLRVNAHQSLTLWQPVTRQCNDPWMESLRPRGASHLHFAFQIDPDELARCEALLDEHGLPWQEIDLGTPELPDRTVYFYDPFGHGLELRGVNLRDPRQPVFPPPPQPDAPAPHALPVLGLREVALGFGDYAAMKERLPRAYGLAYAKEQDDRDFAQFTLGPQPQPDGNGTPARWLYAWDPQVGLADMLGGDHALVQFYADVDAVRALVGAAGLPHVHESGRLAARDPDGHVFEFLSPPQS; this is encoded by the coding sequence ATGCTGCCTGCGCCCGGTTCCGCCTCCCCGATCCTCGATCTGGCCGGCCTCACGCTGGAGGTCAATCATCTGCCCCGCGGCGTGCGCTTCTACACCCAGGTGCTGGGCCTGACGCTGCTGCACCTCGACGAAGACCGCAAGGTGGCCCGCCTGCGCGTGAACGCCCACCAGTCGCTGACCCTCTGGCAGCCCGTGACGCGCCAGTGCAACGACCCGTGGATGGAGTCCCTGCGGCCGCGCGGCGCCAGCCACCTGCACTTCGCCTTCCAGATCGACCCAGACGAGCTGGCCCGCTGCGAGGCCCTGCTGGACGAACACGGCCTGCCCTGGCAGGAGATCGACCTGGGCACGCCCGAATTGCCCGACCGCACCGTGTATTTCTACGACCCCTTCGGGCACGGGCTGGAACTGCGCGGCGTGAACCTCCGCGACCCGCGCCAGCCGGTCTTCCCGCCCCCGCCGCAGCCCGACGCTCCCGCGCCCCACGCCCTGCCGGTGCTGGGGCTGCGCGAGGTCGCCCTGGGCTTCGGCGACTACGCGGCCATGAAGGAGCGGCTGCCCCGCGCCTACGGCCTGGCCTACGCCAAGGAGCAGGACGACCGTGATTTCGCCCAGTTCACCCTGGGGCCGCAGCCGCAGCCCGACGGCAACGGCACCCCCGCCCGCTGGCTCTACGCCTGGGATCCGCAGGTCGGGCTGGCCGACATGCTGGGCGGGGATCACGCCCTGGTGCAGTTCTATGCCGATGTGGACGCGGTGCGCGCGCTGGTCGGGGCGGCGGGCCTGCCCCACGTCCACGAATCCGGCCGCCTCGCCGCCCGCGACCCCGACGGGCACGTCTTCGAGTTCCTGTCTCCTCCGCAGAGCTGA
- a CDS encoding DsbA family protein — protein sequence MTDPCTDLYVDFLCPYAWRGVELAAVLRGEGEPFRLRHFSLVEGNHPDNVGERTWHLDEQPSGEGNAYQQSSLAAFLAAQAAARQGEEAGWAFTLALFRRRHEGGGELDEAGILNAAGVAGLDLVRFAHDRADEAGLRAELDEAAGIGVFGTPTFVLPDGSAAYYRFELLTRDPQTARQWWELYRTVLGSGASIGTIKRARHRPAPKPAA from the coding sequence ATGACCGATCCCTGCACCGATCTCTACGTGGATTTCCTGTGCCCCTACGCCTGGCGGGGCGTGGAGCTGGCCGCCGTCCTGCGCGGCGAGGGCGAGCCTTTTCGCCTGCGCCACTTCTCGCTGGTCGAGGGCAACCACCCGGACAACGTCGGGGAGCGGACGTGGCACCTCGACGAGCAGCCCTCCGGCGAGGGCAACGCCTACCAGCAGAGCAGTCTGGCCGCCTTCCTGGCCGCCCAGGCAGCGGCGCGGCAGGGCGAGGAAGCGGGTTGGGCCTTCACGCTGGCCCTCTTCCGCCGGCGCCACGAGGGGGGCGGCGAGCTGGACGAGGCCGGGATTCTGAACGCCGCCGGGGTGGCGGGGCTCGACCTCGTCCGCTTTGCCCACGACCGCGCCGACGAAGCGGGCCTGCGCGCCGAGCTGGACGAGGCCGCCGGAATCGGCGTCTTCGGCACGCCCACCTTCGTGTTGCCCGACGGCAGCGCCGCCTACTACCGCTTCGAACTCCTGACCCGCGACCCGCAGACCGCGCGGCAGTGGTGGGAGCTGTACCGCACGGTGCTGGGCAGCGGCGCCAGCATCGGCACCATCAAACGCGCCCGGCACCGGCCCGCCCCCAAGCCGGCGGCCTGA
- a CDS encoding substrate-binding domain-containing protein: MTLPPPLRPNVRAMRERSGLGPAQLARRSGITRQALHAIETGATVPSTLTALRLARELRCAVEALFTLTDAEVQARVVGSLDAGHGSRVGLAQVGAELLAFPLAGGALGESADGLAEVADSPEPAQGNLARVTLFGDLEAARRTLVVAGCDPSLGLLAAHVGREASGHRMRWQPQPSLEALRSVARGEAHAAGIHLWEAGTGVSNLPFAERELPGRAAQLFTLWSWEQGLMVAPGNPHGIRGVADLLRPGLRLVNRGEGAGSRLLLDAWLDTLGLSRRARRALSGYGDEAATPLEAAQRVAGGAADVAPGPRSAAQAWGLPFIPVQSERFDLVVPEEHAGHPALRALLSAVTRPAFRAELLSLGGYDPTHAGERWATTQPAPSSPSPRSVP, from the coding sequence ATGACCCTTCCCCCGCCCCTGCGCCCGAACGTCCGGGCCATGCGGGAGCGCAGCGGGCTGGGGCCGGCGCAGCTCGCGCGGCGCTCAGGGATCACCCGGCAGGCGCTGCACGCCATCGAGACCGGCGCCACGGTGCCCAGCACCCTGACGGCGCTGCGGCTGGCGCGCGAGCTGCGCTGCGCGGTCGAGGCGCTGTTCACCCTCACAGACGCCGAGGTGCAGGCCCGCGTGGTCGGATCCCTGGACGCCGGGCACGGCTCCCGCGTGGGGCTGGCGCAGGTGGGGGCCGAGCTGCTGGCCTTTCCCCTCGCGGGCGGGGCGCTGGGCGAGTCGGCCGACGGGCTGGCCGAAGTCGCCGATTCGCCCGAACCGGCCCAGGGGAATCTGGCCCGTGTGACGCTGTTCGGCGACCTGGAGGCCGCCCGCCGCACGCTGGTCGTGGCGGGCTGCGATCCGTCGCTGGGACTGCTGGCCGCGCATGTGGGCCGCGAGGCCAGCGGCCACCGGATGCGCTGGCAGCCGCAGCCCAGCCTGGAGGCGCTGCGCTCGGTGGCGCGCGGTGAGGCGCACGCGGCGGGCATCCACCTCTGGGAGGCGGGCACCGGCGTGTCGAACCTGCCCTTCGCCGAGCGCGAGTTGCCGGGGCGCGCCGCGCAGCTCTTCACCCTGTGGTCGTGGGAGCAGGGCCTGATGGTGGCGCCGGGCAATCCGCACGGAATAAGGGGCGTGGCCGACCTGCTGCGGCCAGGCCTGCGGCTGGTAAACCGCGGGGAGGGCGCCGGCAGCCGCCTGCTGCTGGACGCCTGGCTGGACACCCTGGGGCTGAGCCGCCGGGCGAGGCGCGCCCTGAGCGGCTACGGGGACGAGGCCGCCACGCCCCTGGAGGCCGCGCAGCGCGTGGCGGGCGGCGCGGCGGACGTGGCCCCCGGCCCCCGTTCGGCCGCCCAGGCCTGGGGGCTGCCCTTCATCCCGGTGCAGAGCGAGCGCTTCGATCTGGTCGTGCCGGAGGAGCACGCGGGGCACCCGGCCCTGCGCGCGCTGCTCTCGGCCGTGACCCGCCCCGCCTTCCGCGCCGAACTGCTCTCGCTGGGCGGCTACGACCCCACCCACGCCGGAGAGCGCTGGGCGACCACCCAACCGGCTCCGTCCTCCCCGTCTCCCAGGAGCGTCCCATGA
- the modA gene encoding molybdate ABC transporter substrate-binding protein, translating to MTRLLFRALLRGLALSLLLAPPAQAARLTVFAASSLTDAFTELGKAFDAQSGHITTFSFAGSQALRTQLEQGARADVYASANAAQFEPLVRAGLLDAGQGFVKNRLAIIAPRGTMAVTALGDLGRPGVKLVLADRNVPVGDLARRMLAAVGQSGAYGPDFAARSLKNVVSEEPNARQVALKVGLGEADAAVVYATDVTPALKPRVRVIALPSRFNQSAVYPLGVLTGAREGAAAQAFVKFVLSPAGQKILRRWGFQAP from the coding sequence ATGACCCGACTGCTGTTCCGAGCGCTGCTCCGAGGGCTGGCCCTGAGCCTGCTGCTCGCCCCACCGGCACAGGCCGCGCGCCTGACCGTCTTCGCCGCGTCCTCGCTGACCGACGCCTTCACCGAGCTGGGCAAAGCCTTCGACGCCCAGAGCGGGCACATCACCACCTTCAGCTTCGCGGGCTCGCAGGCGCTGAGGACGCAACTGGAGCAGGGCGCGCGGGCCGACGTGTACGCCAGCGCCAACGCGGCGCAGTTCGAGCCGCTGGTGCGGGCGGGGCTGCTGGACGCCGGCCAGGGCTTCGTGAAAAACCGGCTGGCTATCATCGCGCCCCGGGGCACCATGGCGGTCACCGCGCTGGGCGACCTGGGCAGACCCGGCGTGAAGCTGGTGCTGGCCGATCGCAATGTGCCCGTGGGCGACCTGGCCCGGCGGATGCTCGCGGCGGTCGGGCAGTCGGGCGCCTACGGCCCGGACTTCGCGGCGCGCAGCCTGAAGAACGTGGTCAGCGAGGAACCCAACGCGCGCCAGGTGGCCCTCAAGGTCGGGCTGGGCGAGGCCGACGCGGCGGTGGTCTACGCCACGGACGTCACCCCCGCCCTGAAGCCCCGCGTGCGCGTGATCGCGCTGCCCAGCCGCTTCAACCAGAGCGCCGTGTACCCGCTGGGCGTGTTGACAGGCGCGCGTGAGGGCGCGGCCGCGCAGGCCTTCGTGAAATTCGTCCTCTCGCCGGCCGGGCAGAAGATCCTGCGCCGCTGGGGCTTCCAGGCCCCTTGA
- a CDS encoding ABC transporter permease, producing the protein MTARRRDHPPALPLALSAVLVAFLLLPTLALLGRGLGADFLPTLRGEVVLDALRVSLLTTGLTLVLTLVLVTPVAWLLARFEFPGKAVLDTLLDLPIVLPPVVAGVGLLLTFGRTGLLGRPLELAGIELAFSPAAVVLAQLFTAAPFYLRAAKAGFGAIDRDTEDAARTDGAGRWQVFRRITWPLAFPFLLEGLVLTWARALGEFGATILFAGSLQGQTRTITLAIYSAMESDLGPALVLSAVMVVVAFTLLLLVRLVSARRVRA; encoded by the coding sequence ATGACCGCCCGGCGCCGCGACCACCCCCCGGCCCTGCCGCTGGCGCTGAGCGCCGTGCTGGTCGCCTTCCTGCTGCTGCCCACGCTGGCGCTGCTGGGGCGCGGCCTGGGCGCCGACTTCCTGCCCACGCTGCGGGGCGAGGTCGTGCTGGACGCCCTGCGGGTCAGCCTGCTGACCACCGGCCTGACGCTGGTGCTGACGCTGGTACTCGTCACGCCGGTGGCGTGGCTGCTGGCCCGCTTCGAGTTTCCGGGCAAGGCCGTGCTGGACACCCTGCTCGACCTGCCCATCGTGCTGCCGCCGGTCGTGGCGGGGGTGGGGCTGCTGCTGACCTTCGGCCGCACGGGGCTGCTGGGGCGGCCGCTGGAACTGGCGGGCATCGAGCTGGCCTTCTCGCCGGCGGCGGTCGTGCTGGCGCAGCTGTTCACGGCCGCGCCGTTCTACCTGCGCGCCGCCAAGGCCGGCTTCGGGGCCATCGACCGCGACACCGAGGACGCCGCCCGCACCGACGGCGCCGGGCGCTGGCAGGTCTTCCGCCGGATCACCTGGCCGCTGGCCTTTCCCTTCCTGCTGGAGGGCCTGGTGCTCACCTGGGCGCGGGCGCTGGGCGAGTTCGGCGCCACCATCCTGTTCGCCGGCTCGCTGCAGGGCCAGACCCGCACGATCACCCTGGCGATCTACTCGGCCATGGAATCCGACCTGGGGCCGGCGCTGGTGCTCTCGGCGGTGATGGTCGTGGTGGCCTTCACGCTGCTGCTCCTCGTGCGGCTCGTGTCGGCGCGGCGGGTGCGCGCCTGA
- a CDS encoding potassium channel family protein produces the protein MDRRRLLTLLGLLLGLVAFGTAGYRLTQGWNWLDCVFMTVMTLTTVGYGPPEPLNERGKLFSTALMLVGIGLMLYLLTLLAETVIRGLTDPVTAQRRKERRLIHLRHHTIVCGYGQVGEAVCSALLGARREVVVIDHRPEHLEWATARGLHTLVGDATDEDVLRRAGVERAESLVSVINSDPSNLYVVLSARGLNPGLRVIARASDEGAARKMRRAGADEVVNPYQLSGNRIAAMMLAPRLSRLLSGDVTSEHFTVREVSVPEAGVGRTVAELGRETGALVVAVWRAGQALRGRPEEVLQAGDTVLVAGAAAEIEAVEARRLT, from the coding sequence ATGGATCGCCGCCGGCTCCTGACCCTGCTCGGCCTGCTGCTCGGGCTGGTGGCCTTCGGCACGGCCGGGTACCGGCTGACCCAGGGCTGGAACTGGCTGGACTGCGTGTTCATGACCGTCATGACGCTGACCACCGTGGGCTACGGCCCGCCCGAGCCCCTGAACGAACGTGGCAAACTGTTCAGCACCGCCCTGATGCTGGTCGGCATCGGCCTGATGCTGTACCTGCTGACCCTGCTCGCCGAAACCGTCATCCGTGGCCTGACCGATCCCGTCACCGCGCAACGCCGCAAGGAGCGCCGCCTGATTCACCTGAGGCACCACACCATCGTCTGCGGCTACGGGCAGGTCGGCGAGGCGGTCTGCAGCGCACTGCTGGGCGCCCGGCGCGAGGTCGTGGTCATCGACCACCGCCCCGAGCACCTGGAGTGGGCGACCGCGCGCGGCCTCCATACCCTGGTCGGCGACGCCACCGACGAGGACGTGCTGCGCCGGGCCGGCGTCGAGCGCGCCGAATCGCTGGTCAGCGTAATCAACTCCGATCCCAGCAACCTGTACGTGGTGCTCTCGGCCAGGGGGCTGAACCCGGGCCTGCGCGTGATCGCCCGCGCCAGCGACGAGGGCGCGGCGCGCAAGATGCGCCGGGCCGGGGCCGACGAGGTCGTCAACCCCTATCAGCTCAGCGGCAACCGCATCGCGGCGATGATGCTGGCCCCGCGCCTGAGCCGCCTGCTGAGCGGCGACGTGACCAGCGAGCATTTCACCGTGCGCGAGGTCAGCGTGCCCGAGGCCGGGGTCGGCCGTACGGTGGCGGAGCTGGGCCGCGAGACCGGCGCGCTGGTGGTGGCCGTCTGGCGCGCGGGCCAGGCCCTGCGGGGCCGTCCGGAGGAGGTGCTGCAGGCTGGCGACACCGTGCTGGTGGCGGGCGCCGCCGCCGAGATCGAGGCCGTGGAGGCCCGCCGGCTGACCTGA
- the thrC gene encoding threonine synthase, which yields MKYVSTRGTGELGRFSDVLLLGLAPDGGLAMPEHIPAFSPQTLEALRGLSYPELAFRVMRPFIDDIPEADLRRVLHATYHPDVFHSQDITPLTRLGAASPGQGELYLLELSNGPSLAFKDVAMQFLGQIFEYVLERRGEQLNILGATSGDTGSAAEYAMLGKARVNVFMLSPRGRMSAFQQAQMYSLNEPNIFNIAVEGVFDDCQDLVKAVNADADFKARFDIGAVNSINWARVLAQAVYYFKAYFALGLPPGAEADFSVPSGNFGNVFAGFLAKRMGLPVGQLIVATNENDVLNEFFSTGVYHVRPADRVAMTSSPSMDIGKASNFERYLYLIAGSSATHTLSWWDEVGQGRPVDLRGTSHWDEVKASGLLSGRNTHQGRLETIRRIDQQCGRLIDPHTADGVLIGERHQRRGVPMVCLETALPAKFGDTVQEAVKRAPERPERFAGIETAERYFDVLPNDVETLKAYIARKLRETVKVQEPA from the coding sequence ATGAAGTACGTTTCCACGCGCGGCACGGGAGAGTTGGGCCGCTTCTCGGATGTCCTGCTGCTGGGCCTCGCCCCGGACGGCGGCCTGGCCATGCCCGAGCACATTCCCGCCTTCAGCCCGCAGACCCTCGAAGCGCTGCGGGGGCTGAGCTACCCGGAGCTGGCCTTCCGGGTCATGCGGCCCTTCATCGACGACATCCCGGAAGCCGACCTGCGCCGGGTGCTGCACGCCACGTACCACCCGGACGTGTTCCACAGCCAGGACATCACCCCGCTGACCCGCCTGGGCGCGGCGTCACCGGGCCAGGGTGAGCTGTACCTTCTGGAACTCTCGAACGGCCCCTCGCTGGCCTTCAAGGACGTGGCGATGCAGTTCCTGGGACAGATATTCGAGTACGTGCTGGAGCGGCGGGGCGAGCAGCTGAACATCCTAGGGGCGACCAGCGGCGACACCGGCTCGGCCGCCGAGTACGCCATGCTCGGCAAGGCCCGCGTGAACGTGTTCATGCTCTCGCCCCGGGGCCGCATGAGCGCCTTCCAGCAGGCGCAGATGTACTCGCTGAACGAGCCGAACATCTTCAATATCGCCGTCGAGGGCGTGTTCGACGACTGCCAGGATCTCGTCAAGGCGGTGAACGCCGACGCGGACTTCAAGGCCCGTTTCGACATCGGCGCCGTGAACTCGATCAACTGGGCGCGCGTGCTGGCGCAGGCCGTGTACTACTTCAAGGCGTACTTCGCCCTGGGACTGCCGCCGGGCGCCGAGGCGGACTTCAGCGTGCCGTCGGGCAACTTCGGGAACGTGTTCGCCGGATTTCTGGCGAAGAGGATGGGCCTGCCGGTGGGCCAGCTCATCGTGGCCACCAACGAGAACGACGTCCTGAACGAATTCTTCTCCACGGGCGTGTATCACGTCCGGCCCGCAGACCGGGTCGCCATGACGTCCAGCCCCAGCATGGACATCGGCAAGGCGTCCAACTTCGAGCGCTACCTGTACCTGATCGCCGGCAGCAGCGCCACGCACACCCTGTCGTGGTGGGACGAGGTCGGCCAGGGTCGCCCGGTCGATCTGCGCGGCACGTCCCACTGGGACGAGGTGAAGGCCAGTGGCCTGCTCAGTGGCCGCAACACCCACCAGGGCCGCCTGGAGACCATCCGCCGCATCGACCAGCAGTGTGGCCGCCTGATCGACCCGCACACCGCCGACGGCGTGCTGATCGGCGAGCGCCATCAGCGCCGGGGCGTGCCGATGGTCTGCCTGGAGACCGCCCTGCCCGCCAAGTTCGGGGACACCGTGCAGGAAGCCGTGAAGCGTGCCCCGGAGCGGCCGGAGCGCTTCGCGGGCATCGAGACGGCCGAGCGGTACTTCGACGTGCTGCCCAACGACGTGGAGACGCTCAAGGCGTACATCGCCCGCAAGCTGAGGGAAACGGTGAAGGTGCAGGAGCCGGCCTGA
- a CDS encoding ABC transporter ATP-binding protein, whose translation MTAPMNAIELTDTGKTFGRVTALQGLNLSIRAGELTALLGPNGAGKTTAISLMLGLAAPTSGLVRVLGADPRRGDVRARLGSMPQESAVPPALSVREAVTLFARFYPAPLGVEDTLRLADLQAVANRRAGALSGGQKRRLAFALAVVGNPEVLLIDEPTTGMDAQSRLAFWDAVAQLRATGRTILLTTHYLEEAERAADRVVVMNAGRLLADGTPEALRAQAGGARVRFTSSLVLAELRRLPGVESAVLDDHGHADLRTRTPEALLGELFRQGTELRELEVSRASLEDAFLSLTRPQEPLSAQGVSA comes from the coding sequence ATGACCGCCCCCATGAACGCCATCGAGCTGACCGACACTGGCAAGACGTTTGGCAGGGTCACCGCCCTGCAGGGCCTGAACCTGAGCATCCGCGCCGGGGAACTGACCGCGCTGCTGGGCCCCAACGGCGCCGGCAAGACCACCGCGATCAGCCTGATGCTGGGCCTGGCCGCCCCCACCAGCGGCCTGGTGCGCGTGCTGGGCGCCGATCCCCGCCGGGGCGACGTGCGGGCGCGCCTGGGCTCGATGCCCCAGGAGAGCGCGGTGCCCCCCGCCCTGAGCGTGCGCGAGGCCGTGACCCTCTTCGCCCGCTTCTACCCGGCGCCGCTCGGCGTGGAGGACACGCTGCGGCTGGCCGACCTGCAGGCGGTGGCGAACCGGCGGGCGGGCGCGCTGTCCGGCGGGCAGAAACGGCGGCTGGCCTTCGCGCTGGCGGTGGTGGGCAACCCCGAGGTGCTGCTGATCGACGAGCCGACCACCGGCATGGACGCGCAGAGCCGCCTGGCCTTCTGGGACGCGGTGGCGCAGCTGCGGGCCACGGGGCGCACCATCCTGCTCACCACGCACTACCTGGAGGAAGCCGAGCGCGCCGCCGACCGGGTGGTGGTCATGAACGCCGGCCGCCTGCTGGCCGACGGCACGCCCGAGGCCCTGCGCGCGCAGGCCGGCGGCGCCCGCGTGCGCTTCACCTCCAGCCTCGTGCTGGCCGAGCTGCGGCGCCTGCCCGGAGTCGAGAGCGCCGTGCTGGACGACCACGGCCACGCCGACCTGCGCACCCGCACCCCCGAGGCCCTGCTGGGCGAACTGTTCCGCCAGGGCACGGAACTGCGCGAGCTGGAAGTCAGCCGGGCCAGCCTGGAAGACGCCTTCCTGAGCCTGACTCGCCCCCAGGAACCCCTGAGTGCACAAGGAGTGAGCGCATGA
- a CDS encoding ABC transporter permease, translating into MTRSQTLTDPTPPALGLPLPTTAPRRAARLPALASLALAELRRMLRNPAFTVGTVGFPVMFFALFGLSAVNETTAQGLKVGPLILVNFGAYSLLSLAMFSFGSAVAAERTGGWLRLLRASPMPTGLYFAGKLIAALAFSALSLSVLYAFAHFAGGVTLPLGLALLLLGKLLLGMWPLVCLGLCIGFLVSPTAAQITANIVAVIMSFASGLFTPLDTMPDFVQGLAPFLPAYHLGAIARGTVAEGLGAGQVSGEPGHWLALAAFALAFGALAAWGFRRDEAREA; encoded by the coding sequence ATGACCCGGAGCCAGACCCTGACCGACCCGACCCCGCCCGCACTGGGCCTGCCGCTTCCCACCACGGCCCCCCGCCGCGCGGCCCGCCTGCCCGCCCTGGCGAGCCTGGCGCTGGCCGAACTGCGCCGGATGCTCAGGAACCCGGCCTTCACCGTGGGCACGGTCGGCTTTCCCGTGATGTTCTTCGCGCTGTTCGGCCTGAGCGCCGTGAACGAGACGACGGCGCAGGGTCTGAAGGTCGGGCCGCTGATCCTGGTGAACTTCGGGGCCTACTCGCTGCTGTCGCTCGCCATGTTCTCCTTCGGCTCGGCGGTGGCGGCCGAGCGCACCGGCGGCTGGCTGAGGCTGCTGCGCGCCTCGCCGATGCCCACCGGGCTGTACTTCGCGGGCAAGCTGATCGCTGCTCTGGCCTTCAGCGCCCTGAGCCTGAGCGTGCTGTACGCCTTCGCGCACTTCGCAGGCGGGGTGACGCTGCCGCTGGGGCTGGCGCTGCTGCTGCTGGGCAAGCTGCTGCTGGGCATGTGGCCACTGGTCTGCCTGGGCCTGTGCATCGGCTTTCTGGTCAGCCCCACGGCGGCGCAGATCACCGCGAACATCGTCGCCGTGATCATGTCCTTCGCCTCGGGCCTGTTCACGCCGCTGGACACGATGCCGGACTTCGTGCAGGGGCTGGCCCCCTTCCTGCCCGCCTACCACCTGGGCGCCATCGCGCGCGGCACGGTGGCCGAGGGGCTGGGGGCTGGACAGGTCTCCGGCGAGCCCGGGCACTGGCTGGCGCTGGCCGCCTTCGCGCTGGCCTTCGGCGCCCTGGCCGCCTGGGGCTTCCGCCGCGACGAGGCCCGCGAGGCGTGA
- a CDS encoding DUF1349 domain-containing protein, whose translation MTTQWPGMQWLHPPPHVAEQPDGALEVQTAPGSDFWRHTQYGFVRDSGHALLRPAPREWTATVTVSGEYGQLYDQAGLMLHTDEERWMKLGVEYVGRQQWSAVVTRGFSDWSVLPADTHPAVTFRCVRRGDALILHARPSLADPWTLLRVAPYPPTLDAQVGVMACSPGEAGFRVRFSDFVLGEADRRPLHELTRP comes from the coding sequence ATGACCACCCAGTGGCCCGGGATGCAGTGGCTCCACCCTCCCCCGCACGTGGCCGAGCAGCCGGACGGCGCGCTGGAGGTGCAGACTGCCCCCGGCTCGGATTTCTGGCGGCACACCCAGTACGGCTTCGTGCGCGACTCCGGCCACGCCCTGCTGCGCCCCGCGCCGCGCGAGTGGACGGCCACGGTGACCGTGAGCGGCGAGTATGGGCAGCTCTACGATCAGGCGGGCCTGATGCTGCACACGGATGAGGAGCGCTGGATGAAGCTGGGCGTGGAATATGTGGGGCGCCAGCAATGGAGCGCGGTGGTGACCCGGGGCTTCTCCGACTGGAGCGTGTTGCCGGCCGACACCCACCCGGCGGTGACGTTCCGCTGCGTTCGCCGGGGCGACGCGCTGATCCTGCACGCGCGGCCCTCCCTTGCCGACCCCTGGACGCTCCTGCGGGTGGCCCCCTACCCGCCCACGCTGGACGCCCAGGTGGGGGTCATGGCGTGCAGCCCCGGCGAGGCCGGCTTCCGCGTGCGCTTCTCCGACTTCGTGCTGGGCGAGGCCGATCGCCGCCCCCTGCACGAGTTGACCCGGCCATGA